A single genomic interval of Gouania willdenowi chromosome 10, fGouWil2.1, whole genome shotgun sequence harbors:
- the tmem35 gene encoding putative acetylcholine receptor chaperone, with protein sequence MASPRTITIVALSFALGLFFVFMGTIKLTPRLSKDAYSEMKRAYKSYAKALPGLKKIGISSVLLRKIIGSLEVGCGVVLTLVPGRPKDVANFLLLLVMLAVLFFHQLVGDPLKRYAHALVFGILLTCRLLIARQTDERPERDDSREEQHINDQEKNKVKQS encoded by the exons ATGGCCTCCCCACGAACTATCACCATTGTGGCGCTTTCTTTTGCCCTGGGCCTCTTTTTCGTCTTCATGGGAACAATAAAGCTCACGCCGAGACTAAGCAAAGACGCGTACAGTGAAATG AAAAGAGCATATAAAAGTTATGCCAAGGCCTTGCCTGGACTGAAAAAGATTGGGATCAGCTCCGTCCTGCTTCGTAAGATCATCGGCTCTCTGGAGGTGGGATGCGGGGTGGTCCTCACTCTGGTCCCAGGCAGGCCAAAGGATGTGGCCAACTTCCTCCTGTTGCTGGTTATGCTGGCAGTTCTGTTTTTCCACCAACTAGTGGGAGATCCCCTTAAACGTTACGCCCATGCTCTGGTCTTTGGCATCCTGCTAACCTGCCGGCTGCTTATCGCCCGTCAGACCGACGAGCGACCGGAGAGAGACGACAGCAGAGAGGAACAGCACATCAACGACcaagaaaagaacaaagtcaAGCAGTCTTAA
- the arl13a gene encoding ADP-ribosylation factor-like protein 13A, producing the protein MDIELLLNRFHRRWWPLCTPSLPQVNMFNLMSNCCTWVSKIQEPIKKITIVVIGLDKAGKTSSIRGMLKVPHGVESGPSHNCVRTELRVENYLVTLLDVGGSEEARAFWRELSGEAHGIIFVIDSSDRHRMKEAREVLADLLRQPRVAGKPILVLANKQDKMNALLGNELIEILSLEKLVNQSRSLCHIEPCSALMDLRRWSDRKTLRGLRWLLRAVSLDYPELCSRVAQDSTRPLESREKEKIRKTDPFKKKSQRKAKVERTRSNKSENRLVHRPKEREKKSQGEGKLQPICNILKKETTLQTKPTPKRKKKPVGVKEFHKDEEPANEQEEEEEDEGNHGGQDNASHRDKASSALIPPKKGKPGHKTKVKEETLDVQESHDNNNKKKPPKVKGETRKKKKIVKVKRKNKITTEMSDAYSQPVDLSATFDLYRKAILALKERQDQTH; encoded by the exons ATGGACATAGAACTGCTTCT GAACCGCTTCCATAGAAGATGGTGGCCACTGTGCACACCCAGCTTACCTCAAGTAAACATGTTCAACCTGATGAGCAACTGCTGCACCTGGGTCTCCAAAATACAGGAGCCTATCAA gAAAATAACCATTGTTGTAATCGGTCTTGACAAAGCAGGAAAAACGTCCTCCATCAGAGGCATGTTAAAAG TTCCCCATGGTGTAGAGTCCGGACCCTCCCACAACTGTGTCAGAACCGAGCTGAGAGTTGAGAACTACTTGGTGACACTGCTGGATGTTGGAGGATCAGAGGAGGCGAGGGCCTTCTGGAGGGAGCTGAGTGGGGAAGCACATGGGATCATCTTTGTAATCGACTCCAGTGACAGGCACAGGATGAAGGAGGCCAGGGAGGTCCTGGCTGACCTGCTCAGGCAACCCAGGGTGGCAGGAAAACCCATACTGGT ATTGGCAAACAAGCAGGATAAAATGAATGCTCTGCTGGGAAACGAACTGATTGAGATACTGTCTCTTGAAAAGTTGGTCAACCAGAGCCGCTCTCTGTGCCATATT GAGCCATGTTCAGCCTTAATGGACCTGCGGCGCTGGTCGGACAGAAAGACTCTGAGAGGCCTTCGCTGGTTGCTACGAGCTGTTTCTCTCGATTATCCAGAGCTGTGCAGTCGCGTGGCCCAGGACAGCACGAGACCTCTGGAATCAAGAGAAAAGGAGAAGATCAGAAAAACAGATccgtttaaaaagaaaagccaaAGAAAAGCCAAAGTTGAACG TACTCGATCCAATAAGTCAGAGAATCGTCTAGTTCATCGGCCCAaagaaagggagaaaaaaagccAGGGTGAAGGAAAGCTACAACCTATATGCAACATCCTGAAAAAG GAAACCACACTGCAAACAAAGCCGACGCCAAAGAGAAAGAAGAAACCAGTTGGAGTCAAGGAATTCCACAAAGATGAAGAACCAGCCAATGAacaagaggaggaagaggaggatgagggtAATCATGGAGGGCAGGACAACGCTAGTCATCGTGACAAAGCCAGCAGTGCTCTGATCCCTCCAAAAAAAGGCAAACCGGGACACAAAACCAAGGTGAAAGAAGAAACCCTGGATGTCCAAGAATcccatgacaacaacaacaagaagaagccGCCAAAAG TGAAAGgagaaaccaggaaaaaaaagaaaattgttaaagtgaaaagaaaaaacaagataaCCACAGAGATGTCTGACGCCTATTCTCAACCCGTGGACCTCTCTGCAACCTTTG aTCTATACCGAAAAGCTATTCTGGCTTTGAAGGAACGTCAGGACCAGACACACTAA